CGGTAACCCGAGATGGGCCCCTAGTCCAAACAGTGCTCTACCTCCATCATTCTCAACTTCGACGCTAGCCCTAAAGCTATTTCGGAGAGAACCAGCTATCTCCAAGTTCGTTTGGAATTTCTCCGCTACCCACAGCTCATCCCCGCACTTTTCAACGTACGTGGGTTCGGTCCTCCAGTGCGTTTTACCACACCTTCAACCTGGCCATGGGTAGATCACATGGTTTCGGGTCTACGACTACATACTCATTCGCCCTATTCAGACTCGCTTTCGCTGCGGCTCCGGCTCTTCACCTTAACCTCGCATGCAATCGTAACTCGCCGGTTCATTCTACAAAAGGCACGCTCTCACCCATTAACGGGCTCGAACTTGTTGTAGGCACACGGTTTCAGGATCTATTTCACTCCCCTTCCGGGGTGCTTTTCACCTTTCCCTCACGGTACTGGTTCACTATCGGTCATTAGGGAGTATTTAGCCTTGCGGGATGGTCCCCGCGGATTCCGACGGAATTTCTCGTGTTCCGCCGTACTCAGGATCCTCCTAGGTGCTGTCACAATTTCGCCTACGGGGCTATTACCCACTTTGGCGGACCTTTCCAAGTCCTTCGACTATCCTGACAGACTACCATATCGGAGTCCTACAACCCCAACAAGCAAGCTTGTTGGTTTGGGCTCTTCCCGTTTCGCTCGCCGCTACTCAGGGAATCGAATTTTCTTTCTCTTCCTGCAGGTACTTAGATGTTTCAGTTCTCTGCGTCTACCTCTAACCAGCTATGTATTCACTGGAAAGTAACATCCTATAAAAGATGTTGGGTTCCCCCATTCGGAAATCTCTGGATCATAGCTCACTTACAGCTCCCCAAAGCATATCGGTGTTAGTCCCGTCCTTCATCGGCTCCTAATGCCAAGGCATCCACCGTGCGCCCTTATTCACTTAACCTTATCAACCTTGCGGTTGGGTCTTGACTACTTCTTCTAGCGATAGAAGGTTGGTCAATAAAATAAGCTTCGAACAATTAATTAATTAACTCTTCAACGCGGTGTTCTCGGTTTGTTTTGATTACTTTTTTTACTTCAATATCCAGTTTTCAATGAACAATCTAGTAACCAATGGTTACTAATGGAGCCTAGCGGGATCGAACCGCTGACCTCCTGCGTGCAAAGCAGGCGCTCTCCCAGCTGAGCTAAGGCCCCAGTAAAGCTATACAATTGAGAGTAGACCTCTCAAAACTGAACAAAGTGTTGACGAACCGTGTAGTTCCGTACTATTCCTTAGAAAGGAGGTGATCCAGCCGCACCTTCCGATACGGCTACCTTGTTACGACTTCACCCCAATCATCTATCCCACCTTAGGCGGCTGGCTCCAAAAGGTTACCTCACCGACTTCGGGTGTTACAAACTTTCGTGGTGTGACGGGCGGTGTGTACAAGGCCCGGGAACGTATTCACCGCGGCGTGCTGATCCGCGATTACTAGCGATTCCGGCTTCATGTAGGCGAGTTGCAGCCTACAATCCGAACTGAGAGAAGCTTTAAGAGATTTGCATGACCTCGCGGCCTAGCGACTCGTTGTACTTCCCATTGTAGCACGTGTGTAGCCCAGGTCATAAGGGGCATGATGATTTGACGTCATCCCCACCTTCCTCCGGTTTGTCACCGGCAGTCTCGCTAGAGTGCCCAACTGAATGATGGCAACTAACAATAAGGGTTGCGCTCGTTGCGGGACTTAACCCAACATCTCACGACACGAGCTGACGACAACCATGCACCACCTGTCACTTTGTCCCCGAAGGGAAAGCTCTATCTCTAGAGTGGTCAAAGGATGTCAAGACCTGGTAAGGTTCTTCGCGTTGCTTCGAATTAAACCACATGCTCCACCGCTTGTGCGGGCCCCCGTCAATTCCTTTGAGTTTCAACCTTGCGGTCGTACTCCCCAGGCGGAGTGCTTAATGCGTTTGCTGCAGCACTGAAGGGCGGAAACCCTCCAACACTTAGCACTCATCGTTTACGGCGTGGACTACCAGGGTATCTAATCCTGTTTGCTCCCCACGCTTTCGAGCCTCAGCGTCAGTTACAGACCAGAGAGTCGCCTTCGCCACTGGTGTTCCTCCATATATCTACGCATTTCACCGCTACACATGGAATTCCACTCTCCTCTTCTGCACTCAAGTCTCCCAGTTTCCAATGACCCTCCCCGGTTGAGCCGGGGGCTTTCACATCAGACTTAAGAAACCGCCTGCGCTCGCTTTACGCCCAATAAATCCGGACAACGCTTGCCACCTACGTATTACCGCGGCTGCTGGCACGTAGTTAGCCGTGGCTTTCTGGTTAGATACCGTCAAGGTAAGAGCAGTTACTCTCCTACTTGTTCTTCTCTAACAACAGAGTTTTACGATCCGAAAACCTTCTTCACTCACGCGGCGTTGCTCGGTCAGACTTTCGTCCATTGCCGAAGATTCCCTACTGCTGCCTCCCGTAGGAGTCTGGGCCGTGTCTCAGTCCCAGTGTGGCCGATCACCCTCTCAGGTCGGCTATGCATCATCGCCTTGGTGAGCCGTTACCTCACCAACTAGCTAATGCACCGCGGGTCCATCCATCAGTGACACCCGAAAGCGTCTTTCAAATCAACACCATGCGGTGTCGACTGTTATACGGTATTAGCACCTGTTTCCAAGTGTTATCCCCTTCTGATGGGCAGGTTACCCACGTGTTACTCACCCGTCCGCCACTCCTCTTTTCAAATGAGTGCAAGCACTCGGTAGAAAAGAAGCGTTCGACTTGCATGTATTAGGCACGCCGCCAGCGTTCGTCCTGAGCCAGGATCAAACTCTCATAATAAAAGTTGAACACGATCTTGCGATCGTTAAGCTCATTTGTTTGCTAGCATATTGCTTCGCTTGTTAAAAATTGTTGTTTGTTTTCACCGTTGTGAAAACAACCTACACATTTGGTTTGTCTTACTTTGTTCAGTTTTCAAAGGTCTACGTTGTTACCTCGCAGCAACTTTTATATCATATCAAATCTTCGATTTGATGTCAACACTTTTTTAAAAAAGTTTCAAAGTTTTTTCTGCTTGGCGTTGTCGTTTGTTTCAGCGACAACTTCATTAGTTTATCAGGTTGTTTGTTATTTGTCAACAACTTTCTTCCTGATTTTTCAATGTTTCAATTGCTTTTTTCATTAGCAACTTTGTTATTCTATCATGAATTACTTTTATTCGTCAAGAAGAAATTTTACTTTTTTTCTCAACAAATTTCTAGTAAAGAACATCAATCAGAACATGTATAAATATAACAATACTTATCATAAAATGCAACTAGAAAATGCCTAAATTTCGTTCTTTTTTTTCTTAGCGAACAAATTTAGATAACTTCAAATCAGCATTCGGTTTTTCTGCTACATTCATCATATATAGCTCTCAATCATTCGGCTAATTATCCAAAAAAAGTAGGTGCTTTTCGCACCTACTCGTTGTCTTCACTATTTTCTACTATTGGAATATGGATTCTGAATATCGTTCCTTGATGAATGACACTTTCAGCATCGATTCTTCCTTTATAATTTTCCACTAATTGTTTGGCAATTGACAAACCTAATCCATTGCCGCCCTTATTTCTAGCTCTAGCTTTATCTACTCTATAGAAGCGATTAAAAATTTTATCAAGTTCATCTTCTGAAATTCCCTCACCAAAGTCCTGGATCGCTATTTCAAATTCATTTAATGTTTTGGAAATCGAGATATGAACTTCTTTTCGAGTTGTCGAGTATTTTACAGCATTATCTAAAATAATGATCAGTAATTGCTCAAAGTGATTACGGTAGATTCCTAGTTTTACTTCATGCAGTAAATCATCATCTAATGTAATTACAAAATCAGGATATAAAATTTTGAAGTTATTAAAAACTTGATACACGACTTGTTTAGCATTCGTCGTATGATTTGGATACAATGTGTCTACTTGTTCTGCACGAGATAAATCCAGCATTTCTTGCACAAGACTCTTCATTCGGGTAATCTCTTGTAAACTAGCCTCCAAGGATTCATCCAACACTTCTGGATCTTCTTTTCCCCATCGATTCAATAGATTCAAATGGCCTTCGATAATTGCTACTGGTGTCCGCAGCTCATGAGAAACATCCTCTACGAATTGTTCCTGTTGTTCAATATAACGCCTCATCCGATCCAACATCTCATTAAAGATCTCAGCAAGATCTGCCAGTTCGTCATTTGAATGTATATCTGGCATGTGAATACTAGATTGCGGATTTTTACGGATCGTATCCATTGTATCTCTCAACACTTTTAAAGGTTTTAAGAAATATGAAGATAAAAGGAATCCTAATACGCTACTAAGTATAAGTGAAATGACTTCTAGAATGATCAGAGTCAGTAGCAAATGGTTTTTAATTGCGTAAAATGAAGACAATTCATAGAAGGCTTGTATATAACCAGTTTTTTCTCTCGTACTCTTTGAATATACGGGTTGGATGATCAAGTACCCTGTTCTATCGTTTAATGTCTTGATTTCAGCTTTCTGTTTTCCTTTTTTTACCAATTGATTTTGTGCTTTTTGGGTTTCAAAAAGCAATGTGCCTTCCGGATCAAAAACAGTCAAAAATAGTGCTGGCTGCCCTAGCTCTGAAAGCATACTATCCATTTCCATCAATGAACCCTCGACGGATACTTTTTTGTTGTTTAAATCATTTGTATCTAAGCTTGGCGTTTTTAATTTCTCGTAGACCTCAGATACGGTCAGCTCTCCTTCGACATTAGCTAAACGATTCCCCACTTCGGCGACCGTTCTTTCAGCATTTTCTCGCTCTTTTTGAACAATGAGGCTAACAGATGTTTTATATGTAATAACAGCAAATATCGTAAAAACAACGAATATGAAGAAAGAACTTGCAAAGGCCCACTTGATCGTCAAAGAAGGCCCCTTCAGTTCTTTTCTTTCTAATTTTTTTGATTTTAACGGTCTCACGAGCG
This sequence is a window from Enterococcus wangshanyuanii. Protein-coding genes within it:
- a CDS encoding HAMP domain-containing sensor histidine kinase; translated protein: MTIKWAFASSFFIFVVFTIFAVITYKTSVSLIVQKERENAERTVAEVGNRLANVEGELTVSEVYEKLKTPSLDTNDLNNKKVSVEGSLMEMDSMLSELGQPALFLTVFDPEGTLLFETQKAQNQLVKKGKQKAEIKTLNDRTGYLIIQPVYSKSTREKTGYIQAFYELSSFYAIKNHLLLTLIILEVISLILSSVLGFLLSSYFLKPLKVLRDTMDTIRKNPQSSIHMPDIHSNDELADLAEIFNEMLDRMRRYIEQQEQFVEDVSHELRTPVAIIEGHLNLLNRWGKEDPEVLDESLEASLQEITRMKSLVQEMLDLSRAEQVDTLYPNHTTNAKQVVYQVFNNFKILYPDFVITLDDDLLHEVKLGIYRNHFEQLLIIILDNAVKYSTTRKEVHISISKTLNEFEIAIQDFGEGISEDELDKIFNRFYRVDKARARNKGGNGLGLSIAKQLVENYKGRIDAESVIHQGTIFRIHIPIVENSEDNE